A segment of the Aureliella helgolandensis genome:
GACTTCAAGAAGTGGATCAAGGGCAAGCTACTCGACGTTCAGAGTTTCGATATCGCCAAGATTGGCCTCCGGGACTATGCCGTATTGCCCATGCAGGGTGGTGGCTACGGGATGAGTCGAAATTTCAATGCGGATTTGAATTTCGATGCGAGTTCCAATAAGTGGGCGATCGAACGGTTCGGCACCTTCTCCAATGGCCAAGAAGTGGAGACACCTCTGGCCCCCGGTGAACGCTTGCAGGAAAGTTCTTTGAATGCTCTGCGCGATGCGGTGCAGGACCTTGAAATTGTCGGAGTACGGCGCAAGCCGAGTGGTTTGGCTGCCGACTTGAAGGCCGACAAATCGCTGATGGAGAATCAGGAATCCTTGACCAGCCTCTACAGTCAAGGCTTCTTCCCCCAAGAGCGTGGCGATGAAGTCGAGATTTATGCTACCGGAGGCGAAACGCTGGTCGGAACTACCGATGGCGTTAACTACTTGTTGCGTTTCGGAGAAACCGACTCCAGCACCAGGGCTTCCGAGGATGATGAAGAGGGACTCGAGGAGGAGGATGAACTCGAATCCGGTGGATTGAGCCGTTTTCTGTTGGTTACAGCTCAAGTCGACCACAGCAAGTTTCCTGTACCTGAACTAAAACCTCAGCCTGAAACGGTTGAGGAAATGTTGCAAATGGAGCGCGCCGATGCGGAACCCGAGGATTCGCCAGAAGTTGCTGCAGAAGAGGCACCGCTAGAATTGCCTGATGCCCCAGTGCAGCCAAAGGCTGAAGAAGCGGAGACGGCCCCAGCAGCTGAGCCGAAGGAATCGTCGGAAGAGGCCTCCGAAGAGGCCTCCGAAGAGGCCTCCGAAGAGGCCGCATCAGAAGCCGCCCCAGCAACTGAGGAAGCCACGCCTGAAGAAGCAGCAGCAGCCGCTGAGGAAACGCCTCCAGCTGCCGAGGCGCCAGCACCCGCAAGCGAACCAGCAACTCCTGCAGCCGAAGTGACCGATGCTCCTGCCGAGCCTGCTGTCGATGAGCCTACGGCCACCGATCCCGAAGCCGAGGCTCCGGCGGCGACCGAGGAAGATCTGAACAGTTGTGGTCCCCAGGAGGCGGATGAGGACGAGCCAGAGCAGGAGACTGCAACGGAAGCGAGCGAGGAAACGCCCGATGAGGACGCTACTGAGGACGCCGACGCCGATGTAACGCCTGCAGAACCAGCCGCTGCAGAGTCTGCAGAGGAAGCAGCTGAGCAGCCCGCCGAAACGCAAGAGGAACTTGAAGAGCGACTGGCTGCGGTGCGTGAGCAAATCGGCAAGGAAAATCAACGCCTTCTCGATGCTCACAAAGAGGGAGTTGAAAAGGCGACTCGCAAGGCTCAGGAATTGAATGCGCGTTTTGCGGACTGGTACTACATCGTCAGCGATAGCGTGTACAAGAAGCTCAAGATTTCTCGAGAGCAATTGATCACCACCGAGCCTGCTGCCCCGGCAGCTCCTGGCGGTGGAGCTGGTGCAGGTTTCCCTGGCGGGATACCTGGCCTACCGCCTGGCCTGTCACCTCAATTCGGTAACTAGTCCAGGTAGATTTCGAGCAATGGTTCCCTGACCGTCGCTGATTCGTCAGCGACGGAACGGGATGTCCATGACACTACTCGCAGCAATCGACCGTTGAACGCGGCCGCCGAGCGTTTCTTGCTAGCTCCCCCGGTAGCGATTTGCAACCGAACCTCGGTGGTAATTCAGCAGGAATGCTGGTCGCCGCTTCTGCTCGGTAGCAATTGCTGCTCTCTCGCGAGCTAATCGGTCAACCTTAAGAGTCCGTTTAAGCTCCTCGCATGGCATCGCTGACCACGTCATGGTCAAAGTAATTAGTGCTCATGCCTGCATCGACCACGATTGACTGCGACGCAATCCCGCTGGAACGTGGGCTGAGCAGGAAAGTAGCGGTCGAGGCAACTTCTTCGGTATGAAGCGCGCGTTTGCGAGGGATAACCCGCTCAGCGTAAAGGTAGGCATCGACATACCCCGGGATGCCAGCCGAGGCGCTTGTTTTCAAAAGCCCAGCCGCGACGGCATTGAATCGCACTTCGCTAAAACGGCTGAACGACTTGGTTAGAAAGGCGAGTGAGGAATCTAGGGCAGCTTTGACAGGCGCCATGAAGCCGTAACTCTCACTGGCCATGCGCGTCGTAGAAATGCTGATCGTTACCACAGAGCCCGACGGATCGAGCTGGTCTTGGAGTGCGCCAGCTAGGGCGATTAGGGAGAAGCAGCTGATATCGATGGCCTGCAGAAACTGTCGGCGGGTCGTCTCGTGAAATGGATGCATGCCATCGCTGTAGTCGGCAAAGGCGATGGAGTGGACCAAGCCCCAAAAGCCATCAAAATCACTCTTTAAGTTCGCAGCTAGTGCGTCGATCTGCGACTGATGCTCGACATCACAGACATAGATCGCTCGCGCTTTTCCGGCCAACGATGGGTTGGCAACGCGATCAAGTAACTTCGCCACCTGTGCCTTGCGCTCTTCAGAGCGTACTACGTAAACCACTTCGGCGCCGACCGCCTCCAATTGTTGGGCCACCTGGTAGGCGACACTCTTCTTGTTAGCTACACCAAACACTAGGATGCGTCGGCCGCTTAACTGCAGGAAATCCATGTTCGTTGTTTCTTCGTAAAGGCTTGGCCAGTGGGGAGGAGCGAGAAACGCAATTCTAACTCGCACAAGTGGCGGAGGGAGGGGCAAGTGGCTAGTTCAGGATGCGTCCGCCACTGTGGCATATCCTTGCCAACTCCTCGCAGCTGGTTGGAATCGTAGATCGCAGCGTGAGCAGGGGCAGGTGGTAGCAGCTAACGGGCAATGCATTGCTCTACCTCAGCTCTCAAATCTGGAATTGATTTTAAATCATCAAGCCGATGGCTAGTGCGGATGGTTGCTGCTACACGGCAGATGGAAGCACGATCGCCGCGTTAAAACCAAAAAAACGCTTTGAATCGCCCGCCTCCCTGGCTGGGGGCGAAAAGAGGGGGGCAGCTTAGCGGATTCAATGGGACTTGGGAGTTGCCAGCGTGCAGGCAAAATCTAGGCGAGCGGCCAGCTTTCCGTTGACAGTAATCTTTCCCGTTAAAAAGTAGGCGGTTGAAACGACCTCGGTCAAAGTAGCCTGAATGTCGATTGTGTCGCCCGGACGAACCATCTGCTTAAATTTAACACTGTCCATGCGGGTGGCGACGGGAACGCTGTCGCTGTCCGCAGCAAACTTAGCCAATAGGATGGCTCCACTCTGGAGTGCGCATTCGCAGAGGATAACCCCCGGCACCAGCGGGTAGTTGGGGAAGTGCCCTTGCACGAAAAACTCTTCACTCGAGAACGTCTTGCGGCAATGAATTGTCTCGGGAGTTTGCGCCACGATTTCATCCACCAACAACATGGGTCTGCGATGGGGAATAGCTGCTTCAATCGTCGCGAGTTTCTCGGGTTGATTCATGATTTTCTCAGAGAGGAGATTGGTAAAGACGCCTGTGGGCGAGAGCAACGCACTACATAGCCTGGGACTTCATGAGGAACTGATCAACGTCGTTGGCTACGATGACGCCGTAGTTGATTGCACCTAGCCAGCCCGACATGATGATGCCCACGCTGCCGGCATGGTAGAGTCCGGGGACTTGTTCCGGCAGAGCGCGACTGACGGCGAGTCCTTCAAACTTAGTGCCAAAACTAGCGCCAGACAAGTGCTTGGTGTAGTGTTGGAAGGTGCGTGGCGTGGCTGCTTCGACATGATCAATTTTGTCCCGCACGTTGGGCACATATTTCTCCAACGCATTCAGCGTGGTCTCGATCAAGTCCTGCTTTTGAGCTTCATACTCGGACGCATCCAAGTGTTCCCAGTCGCTAAAATTCGCGTTCGTGCTGCTTACGATGGCGTGCCCGCGCTTGCGGGCATCGGGGCGAGTCCGCGGGTAGTAAAAACTGAACGTGCGACTCGTGATGTTGGGGCTTAGCAGGGCTTCGGTTCGGAACAGTGGCGCCGTGGAACTGAATAGCAAATCCCCGGTACTTTCGTCGATTTCGACACCCTCTTTCATCGCCATGTAGACTTGGGTACTGCTGTTGTTCAAGCGGACTTGCCGCGCCTGGTCGACGAATTGGGGATCAAATTTCTCTTCACCGACCAGCTGGAAGACTGTCGCGTTTAGGTTCGAATTGCTGATGACACTTCCGCAGCGAATGGTGCGTCCATTGACGACGACCGATTCGATGCCTTGGCGTCCTACTTCAATCTTGCTGACATCGCAATTGATTCGGCAGTCGACCCCATTCTTCTTCAGCTCGGCGTGCATCTTGCCGATCAAGTCATCGGTCCCACCCTCGTAAATGTACACTCCCTTAGCCATGAAGTTGGAAAAGACGATTCCGTAGGTAATGGCCGGGTCCTCGAGGGTCGATCCATTGGCGTAGGTGATGGGTTCCATCAATAATCGAACGACATCCTCGCGCCCCGGAAAGTACTTTTCAAACAGTTGGCCGGTCGTCATCGATTGGTCATCGTAGAAATTCATGTTTCGCGCAGCATCGAAGAAATCGCGCACACTCTCTGCTGGAACGCCGAAGTCCGAAGTGAGCAACCGCGTAAAGTCTTCTCGATTGAAGGTTGTGGTGAGCGAGAACATGGGGTTGTCAAAACGGATGTTCTTAAGCTGAACGATGTTGTCAGCAATTTCTTGGTTCCAATACCGCCTGCAACTCTTCAACATGCCGGCCGGGAAGCCATGCAGCGAGATGTCAAAAATATGGCTTTTCGGACGTCGAAACCACGTGGCCAAGCCACCGAATTTGTAGTGCTGCTCCAACAGAAGAACGCGATGTCCAGCGCGACCGAGAATGTTGGCGGTCGTCATGCCAGCCAATCCACTGCCGATCACGATCACGTCGTAGTAGTCTTGGCAGCCTTGCAGAAAGTCTTTGGCCATCGTTTAGAGCTCGAAAACTGGTAAAGGAGTGATTGCTGCTACAGTACGATTCGGGGTGTGGTGGTAGCGTTGGCATTGCCTGCGCCAACAAATCCAGCAGCCGTCAAGCCTCAGGGGCCCCTCCGGTTTTCCGCTATTACCCCGATTCGCTGAACAGGTGACGTAGATCGCCAGCCCGTCGTGCGGCGGCTTACCTGCTGGACAATGCACCGCGCCGTCGCTCGTGGATCGCCGCAGTTCTTCCAGCCAACCGCACCTGGACGGCCAAGATACGGCAGTTAAGGACGCCTGCCAACCTCTAACCCGACCTACTCCGAACGTGTTTTTTTGGCGCGTCCCTGGGTCCACAGCAGCAGTCCCTCTAGGCGTTGTTTGCCACGGTGGAAATAGGCCTCACTGAGGCCTCGCAACTGATTCGCATAGCTTTCAGCGCGATCCTCACGCCACTGGAGGTTGCCTGGTTGGATCAGCCCCTCCTGGACGCATTTTTCTGCAATCGCCTCAGCCAGCAATTGATGGCCTTCAAGCGACGGGTGAATGTGATCGACTAGCCATTGGTCACCCACAATTCCATGTTCGCTCGCGTCCGAGAACAAGCGGTCTGCGTCAACTAGTGGGAGGTCAGCATTTTGGGCTACCTCGCGGATAACGGCCGAGATGGCTGTCGGTGCTCGCAGCGGACAGACATCTGCATCTCGCGCAGCTTGGAGAGTGCGTTTGGCGGGGGCGTAATCCCCACTGGCGTATTGTCTGCGGCCTAGGAGGAACAGCGCGCCGGCATGGTGGGGATCGATTTCCAAGGCCGAGGCAAGGGCTTGGCCGGCTGACGCTTGATTTTCGGCCTCTCCCGTGTTTTGCGTGGCCTGCTCCCAGTACTCCGAAAATTGTGCACGCTGCTGGGGCGACTGATGGGGAGCGAATGCAAATTTGAAAGGGGGGCAATCCAGTAGGTTGGTCACGGGGGCGACCAGCACGAGCGGTACTTGGGCGCGCTGGCAACCCGCTACCATCTGCTCTAGATTCCAGCGGAAGTGGAGTGGGACCGTATCATGCCAGGTGTCGCCACGTTGGTATTCTTCCAAGCCACCTTGGTAGTCGAGCAGCGCGTCGACCTCGGTCTGCATGCGAGTGGGCTGGCGAACGACGATTTCCTCTCGCTCCGCCGGGCCAGTGATCCATGACCGAAAGAGCTGGACAAGCCGAAGCTGCGACAACCGATACCGCGTTAAATGTAGTAGCTGGTAATCCTCAAGCCCCTCGTAACTGCGCCGCTCCAGGTACTCGTTTTGTCCCGTATAAATCACGATGAGATCGGGGGAGTACTCTAGGACTTCTTGGAGGATTGCCAGGACTCGATAGCTGGCGTACGAAAGCCCTCCGCAATTGATCACTTCGACTCTGCGGTCCGGCATTGCGGCTTGTAGGTTCAGCTCAAGCCATTGGGGGAAGGCTGTTTCGGTACTGTAGGGTTCTCCCTGTGTCGTGGAGCCACCGAGGGCGAACACCCGGAACCCGCCTTGCCCTTTAACTCTGGCAAAGGAAGCGGGGCGAAACAAGTTCATCCGTTGAGCACCAATGCTCAAGATATCCGTCTCGGGATTCAGTTCGAACAAGGGCTTCAGGCTGTGAAGATCCACAAATGGGTCGGTGGCCGGTGGGTGGCGTGGAAGGTCTATCCAACGCAACACGCCCTCGCAGGCCGCCAACGGAAGCAGCCCAACCAGAATCGCACCGATCCGAAATAGCCAGAGTCGATGCGCGGGAATTCTAGCGGACTTGGGGCGATGCCTCTTTTCTTGTCCCAGGTCATCCGAATGCTTGTTGGCCAGAGGGTTGAGCATGAGGCACGACGAGGGGCCGAAGGTGTGAAGCAAGCGTTTGATCGACTAGCGATTTTCTTTTGCCAGCTGGCGGAAGTAGCCTTCGATGACATCTCGATAGTGGCTGGGCAATTCTTCCGTCAATCGCTGTAGGGCCTGCTGCCGTTGGGCGGGCGGTAGATTTCCCCAACCAGATCGATTGCCATTGTCCTTTTGATCGACATCACCGGGCCCAGAGCCGCCGGCTATTTGGCTGTCCTGCATCCCTTGGGATTGGGATTGTTGCGCAGATCCATTCTGCTGGCTCTGACTTTGTTGCTGCTGCATTTGCTCTTCAATTTTCTCAATCATCTTGTCGAGCTTGCTGACAATCTCCTCCTCCTGGTCGCGCACGCGCGTCCCGGCCCTGCCGAGATCCAGCCGTCGTTCCACATCGCGCATCATGCGGGAGACCTCGTCCAGAGAATCGGATTCCAGCGGTTGGATATCGGACAGCATGAGTTTGGCAAGCAGCGCGTAGCGCGTTGGCAATTCCTCCTCGCGTTCGAGCAGTTGTTCGAGATGAGCTAGGCAGGAATCCTTTTTCAACAAATGGTGTTCACTAACAGCTCGATAGAAGATCAGGCTGGCTGGATCACAGACTTGTCCCACTTCCAGACCGGCCAGCGTTTCTAAAGCTTCGTCGTACATCCTTCGCTGGGCAAATGCCCGTCCGATGGCTAGGCGGAGGGTGTCTTGCATCCAGCCAGGCACATCGCTCGTCAACCAGGGGAGTTCTCCCGGTTCGAGCACCGGGCTGCTAACGTCGGATAGGGAGCCATATACCTTTGCGATGCGAGGCTCGATCAGTGCCGCAGACTCGATCAATCGATTCAGGAACGAGTCTCCCGTCGTTTGTTCGGCCGTGCTTTGCCAGAAGGATTGAACCTCGGCTCGCCCAGCTTCATCCAGCTCACGTTGATCCATGTAGCTGAGGAGATGTTGTTCGAAAATTGCCACCTCAGGCCAGTCCCACGAAGCCGCCTTGCGTAGGTCTTGGTAGGCTTGTGTCTCTGTCGAACCACCTGGAATCGCCTGGGCAATCGAGCAGCAGGTTGGCTGTCCGTTGGCTAGAATGATAAAACCAACACCCCACAGAAGGAGGGTTCGAGTCGGACACGTTGCATCGCTCATGCCTTTTTCCTTTTCAAGCCCAGGTTATCCACTTCGATCGTCGCAATCCAAGCGGTGAATATCGCGGTGATGTGCTCGTTGAGGACGTTACTCAAGGGGCGTTCATGGGCGGCACCGATCCGCGGACTTTTTCATGGGGTTCCTGATCCATCCAGTTTCCGCCAATCTACGGAGCTTTTCAGCGAGTGGATCCGACAATTGTACATGAAAAATTGCATTCAGGCCAAGAACAACCCGATCTACTGGAGGATTGGAGGTGGACATTTGCGGATTGTCGCCTGTAAGGTTTGTCGAAATCCTGTAATAAATTATGATCGGAGCCCGAACGACTGTTGGTACCCACATTCCCAAGTGTGTTTTAACTTCCTACCTTACCACCTGATTTGCTATGCGATTTTGCCAAATTGACCAGATTACCTTACTTGAGCCCGGAAAACGCATCCAAGCGACCAGGTACCTCTCGGGTAAAGAAGATTATTTGCGCGACCACTTCCCGAGGTTTGCAGTGATGCCGGGCGTGATGATGCTCGAATCACTCTTTCAGGCCTCTGCTTTGCTGGTTCGTGCGACCGACGAATACCGTCACGGGGTCGTTCTGATGCGGGCCGCGAAAAATGTGAAGTTTGCTGATTTTGTCCAGCCGGGGCAAACACTAACCATTACGTCGGAAATTTTCAAACAAAATGGCGATAGCTATATCCTGAAAGCGTTGGGGACGAAGGGCGACTCGGTGGCCGTAAATGCCAGATTAGTGGTGGAGTGCATTCCCGACTCTGACACGTCACCCGTGGATCAATATTCAAGTCGGTATATGAAGCAATTGACAGAACAATTGCAGCAAGCGGCTATGGCATGAAAACTAAGGTAGCTATAATCTTGTGCTTCTCTTGGGCACTTCCTATGGTTATAGCCTGGTGCCGTTGACGACAATGAAATAATTCCATCGCTGATATCCGTGGGCACATGGCCTCGGCAGCATTTAAACTTAAGCAGGGATAGTTACTATGGCGAGTTCGGAAGAGATCTTCGCAAAGGTTCAAGAAGCGCTAGTCGATGCATTGGGAGTCGAAGAGGACGAAGTCACGCCAGAGGCAACGATGGTCGGCGATCTGGGGGCGGAGTCGATTGACTTCTTGGATATTGTTTTCAAGCTGGAAAAGGCTTTCGGAATCAATATTCCACGCGAAGAACTGTTTCCAGACGACATCCTCACAAACGCCAAATATGTCCAGGATGGAAAAGTGACCGAAGAGGGTATTACAGCCCTGAAGGAACGACTCTCCTGGGCAAACCTCAGCAAGTTTGAGCAAAATCCACGGGTTCAAGATTTTGGCAACCTGCTCAGTGTTAACGATCTTTGCCGCTATGTAGCTAGCAAGATCTAGTATTGCGTTTTGCGAAAGCGGTGTGCTCCAGTGTGGGGCCACCGCTTTTTTAGCGTCAATAATTCTGCCCGCCTTTCCATGTTTAGAT
Coding sequences within it:
- a CDS encoding 3-hydroxyacyl-ACP dehydratase FabZ family protein, with the protein product MRFCQIDQITLLEPGKRIQATRYLSGKEDYLRDHFPRFAVMPGVMMLESLFQASALLVRATDEYRHGVVLMRAAKNVKFADFVQPGQTLTITSEIFKQNGDSYILKALGTKGDSVAVNARLVVECIPDSDTSPVDQYSSRYMKQLTEQLQQAAMA
- a CDS encoding acyl carrier protein, with the protein product MASSEEIFAKVQEALVDALGVEEDEVTPEATMVGDLGAESIDFLDIVFKLEKAFGINIPREELFPDDILTNAKYVQDGKVTEEGITALKERLSWANLSKFEQNPRVQDFGNLLSVNDLCRYVASKI
- a CDS encoding GDSL-type esterase/lipase family protein produces the protein MLHTFGPSSCLMLNPLANKHSDDLGQEKRHRPKSARIPAHRLWLFRIGAILVGLLPLAACEGVLRWIDLPRHPPATDPFVDLHSLKPLFELNPETDILSIGAQRMNLFRPASFARVKGQGGFRVFALGGSTTQGEPYSTETAFPQWLELNLQAAMPDRRVEVINCGGLSYASYRVLAILQEVLEYSPDLIVIYTGQNEYLERRSYEGLEDYQLLHLTRYRLSQLRLVQLFRSWITGPAEREEIVVRQPTRMQTEVDALLDYQGGLEEYQRGDTWHDTVPLHFRWNLEQMVAGCQRAQVPLVLVAPVTNLLDCPPFKFAFAPHQSPQQRAQFSEYWEQATQNTGEAENQASAGQALASALEIDPHHAGALFLLGRRQYASGDYAPAKRTLQAARDADVCPLRAPTAISAVIREVAQNADLPLVDADRLFSDASEHGIVGDQWLVDHIHPSLEGHQLLAEAIAEKCVQEGLIQPGNLQWREDRAESYANQLRGLSEAYFHRGKQRLEGLLLWTQGRAKKTRSE
- a CDS encoding phytoene desaturase family protein, producing MAKDFLQGCQDYYDVIVIGSGLAGMTTANILGRAGHRVLLLEQHYKFGGLATWFRRPKSHIFDISLHGFPAGMLKSCRRYWNQEIADNIVQLKNIRFDNPMFSLTTTFNREDFTRLLTSDFGVPAESVRDFFDAARNMNFYDDQSMTTGQLFEKYFPGREDVVRLLMEPITYANGSTLEDPAITYGIVFSNFMAKGVYIYEGGTDDLIGKMHAELKKNGVDCRINCDVSKIEVGRQGIESVVVNGRTIRCGSVISNSNLNATVFQLVGEEKFDPQFVDQARQVRLNNSSTQVYMAMKEGVEIDESTGDLLFSSTAPLFRTEALLSPNITSRTFSFYYPRTRPDARKRGHAIVSSTNANFSDWEHLDASEYEAQKQDLIETTLNALEKYVPNVRDKIDHVEAATPRTFQHYTKHLSGASFGTKFEGLAVSRALPEQVPGLYHAGSVGIIMSGWLGAINYGVIVANDVDQFLMKSQAM
- a CDS encoding SDR family oxidoreductase, which translates into the protein MDFLQLSGRRILVFGVANKKSVAYQVAQQLEAVGAEVVYVVRSEERKAQVAKLLDRVANPSLAGKARAIYVCDVEHQSQIDALAANLKSDFDGFWGLVHSIAFADYSDGMHPFHETTRRQFLQAIDISCFSLIALAGALQDQLDPSGSVVTISISTTRMASESYGFMAPVKAALDSSLAFLTKSFSRFSEVRFNAVAAGLLKTSASAGIPGYVDAYLYAERVIPRKRALHTEEVASTATFLLSPRSSGIASQSIVVDAGMSTNYFDHDVVSDAMRGA
- a CDS encoding DUF4340 domain-containing protein; the encoded protein is MNEGRTTAIFAAVAAIVFGLAWWTRPDAISNEQDLEASIVGKPIFTSFTDPSAATSFQIVKFDETLGQRERFEITKDKSSNMWKLPSHDDYPADAAEQVRDATTPLIDLQVLGIQSFDRGDHSLLGVINPDEDVSVAETGVGMLVRVKDAESTVLANLIVGKAVENAENQHYVRVPTEDAVYIVELNTAPFTTDFKKWIKGKLLDVQSFDIAKIGLRDYAVLPMQGGGYGMSRNFNADLNFDASSNKWAIERFGTFSNGQEVETPLAPGERLQESSLNALRDAVQDLEIVGVRRKPSGLAADLKADKSLMENQESLTSLYSQGFFPQERGDEVEIYATGGETLVGTTDGVNYLLRFGETDSSTRASEDDEEGLEEEDELESGGLSRFLLVTAQVDHSKFPVPELKPQPETVEEMLQMERADAEPEDSPEVAAEEAPLELPDAPVQPKAEEAETAPAAEPKESSEEASEEASEEASEEAASEAAPATEEATPEEAAAAAEETPPAAEAPAPASEPATPAAEVTDAPAEPAVDEPTATDPEAEAPAATEEDLNSCGPQEADEDEPEQETATEASEETPDEDATEDADADVTPAEPAAAESAEEAAEQPAETQEELEERLAAVREQIGKENQRLLDAHKEGVEKATRKAQELNARFADWYYIVSDSVYKKLKISREQLITTEPAAPAAPGGGAGAGFPGGIPGLPPGLSPQFGN
- a CDS encoding 3-hydroxyacyl-ACP dehydratase FabZ family protein encodes the protein MNQPEKLATIEAAIPHRRPMLLVDEIVAQTPETIHCRKTFSSEEFFVQGHFPNYPLVPGVILCECALQSGAILLAKFAADSDSVPVATRMDSVKFKQMVRPGDTIDIQATLTEVVSTAYFLTGKITVNGKLAARLDFACTLATPKSH